TCGAGGCCGATGATCGCTTCGATCTCGCTGGCGATGCGATCCGGATCGGCGCCGGGCAGATCGATCTTGTTGAGCACCGGGATGATCTCCAGATCGTTCTCCAGAGCCAGGTACACATTGGCCAGGGTCTGGGCCTCCACGCCCTGGCTGGCATCCACCACCAGCAGGGCGCCTTCGCAGGCCTGCAGCGAGCGGCTCACCTCATAGGAGAAGTCCACATGGCCGGGGGTGTCGATCAGGTTGAGGATGTAGGGCTGGCCGTCGGCGGCCTGATATTCCATGCGGGCCGCCTGCAACTTGATCGTGATGCCGCGTTCACGCTCCAGTTCCATGTTGTCGAGGAACTGCTCCTGCATGTCGCGATCGGCCACGGTGCCGGTGGTCTGCAGCAGCCGATCCGCCAGGGTGGATTTGCCGTGGTCGATGTGGGCGATGATGCAGAAGTTGCGGATCCGCGAAACGGGAACGTCGGTCATGCGTGGGGTTCGGCCGCTCCGGATGGGCTGGGTGGCGGCAGCACGGGGCTGGGGAGCACCAATCCTAGGCAGCGGCTGGGGAGTGCCTGTAGGTTGGAGGCGCGTGCCGGTTGACTGCGGGAGCCGAGGCTGGTGACGTCCCCCCCCCTGCACCGGTCTCCCCGAAGCAACGGGCCGCCGGCCCGGAGGACGGAGCGGCGGCGCATCGATCGCGAGCAGGGCAGGCAGCTGCTGTTCGCCGCCGCCCAGGACATCGCCCGCCAGCAGGGCCTGCTCGACGAGGGCACCACCGCCTCGCTCGAACAGTCGGTGCTGAGCCGCACCAGCTTCGCGCTCAAGACGGAGGAGGGCACGCTGATCGCGCGGCTCCCGCTGCCGGAGGTGCGGCGGATGCTGCGTTTTCGCCACCGCCAGGCCCGGCTGGCCGTGTCCCGGTTTGACAGCAGCGCCAACCTCGGCCTGGCGGCCCCGATGGATCCGCGCCAGCGCCTGCGGTTGCGCAGCGACGAAGACCGTGCCCTGGTGTGGGCGATCAGCCAGGGGCGCCGGTTCCCCTGCATCGGCCCCTGGTGGCGGCACCTGCTGATCGCGGCGGCGCTGCTGCTGCTGGGGGTGCTGCCGGGCGTGGTGTATCTGGTGTGGCTCGCCAGCCGCTACCGCAAGCACCGCCAGGCGCTCAACGAGCTGGTGATCCGCTGGCGCAGCCTCGGCAAGCAGGATCCCGACCCCAGCTTCTTCCGGCTGTACAGCCTCGAGGGCTGACCCCAGCCCCGGCGGCCATTTCTATGATGGCGGCAGAACACCCGCGGATCGATCGATGAGCACCGAAGCAGCCACCAGCGAAGCCAGCACCGATCTGGATCCCCGCGCCCTCACGATCGAGAACGTGGAGCGCACCCTCGATGAACTGCGCCCTTACCTGATGGCCGACGGCGGCAACGTGGAGGTGGTGGAGATCGATGGCCCGATCGTGAAGGTGCGCCTGCAGGGCGCCTGCGGCTCCTGCCCCAGCAGCACCATGACCCTGAAGATGGGCATCGAGCGCAAGCTGCGCGAGGCGATTCCCGAAGTGAGCGAGGTGGTGCAGGTGCTGTGAACCACACCGGCTTATGGCTTGCATTGTTTGATGCCGGTTGTCAGCAATCCCCTATGCCGCCACCCGAACTGGCAGGGGGATTGCAGACAAAGACCGTCTTGGCGCGAGCTATCTGGCACTGGGAATAAGCCCCTCCGCCGGAGTCGGCGAAATTGAGGTTGTAAACAACTGTCCGATTATCGCTGACTCTGCCGCAGTTTCCACCAGATGCAATCACATCAAGAGTTGTTCGCCGCGCCACAACTCCTGTCACACTAGTGGCCCCGTGATCTAACACCCCATTCCGATTGGAAGGTGGACCACATCGTTTGATGTCCCCATTTAAGTTATAATAAAAAATCCTTGAAACATTGGTTGCATCCGCGTAGACCCCCGTGGGCCTTGGCACCGTTAATGACACCAAGGATGTACCCCCGTCGGAACATGCTGCATCCAATGAGGTGTTGTATTGAATTGCAGAAGACTCCCCTGTTTCAATTGCTAATAGATAGTTAAAACGATTGGCATCTTCTCGAAACCGCTGCCCTCTCTCAATTCGGCGCACACTCAACATGTGGTTGAGCAAGAGATATCCCACAACACTGAACAGTACCGCAGTAATGACCAAGCCAACTAGAAGCTCGGGGAGCGTGAAACCTGCGCTTCTCTGTGAATCAGCAGCTCGAAAGGGCATGCTTTGACCTGATGGCTTCATAAGGCGACGTAATCTGAACATGATGCTGACACTGTCGTTGCATTAGCCCGGCCTATGTCCACTGAACCCAGGGTTTCTGAGAGGCGAACACAGCGCAGGGGTCCGCCGCCATCTAAGAGCAATTTGATCTCCAATGCTCCCGAAACTGCCGGACTTGCAATCCACAAACCACGAGGGGTAAAGATGATTGAGTTGCCATTGGTGCTTGCCATTGACACGGTGCTCCCAGACAAGTTGCCAGGAACGCGAAGCTGCTGAGCATCCCTGGGGCTGCAGGCTGTCTCTACCGAGGCCAGCACCGCTCCACTGGTCATACTGCTCCCGGGGGACAGGGTGATCGCACATCCGCCTGTACCGGTGGAGGAATCTACACGCCTTGCGGCTAGGTTGCGTACCTCTTCCAGCCAACCGGCAACTTCAAGGGCTACAGAATTGATACGTTCTCGGCGAAGCACCGAGTTCATGCCCACTATCGAAACACTAGCGGCAATGCCAAGGATCACAACCACGATGAGCAGCTCAATGGTTGTGATCCCTTCGGCTTCCTGCGGCGTGGTCTTAGAGTTACGGATGTGATTTGACATTCAATTGCACCAAGCAGACAATACAGGTAGAGTTTTCAACACTCTGATTGGGTTTTGGGTAGCTGTTTGCCATCGGATAACCACAACATGGTTTCCCGAGTTGGAACCGTCCTCACGCTGGGCCGTTTGGCGTGTCACACCTGAGCCTGGCTGGGGAAGATTATTGATGGCGGCAATAAAGTTAGCGGTAATGTGCGAGGAAGCAGTTGTAGAATTGCAAGCAGAGAAAAAGGCTGTCGCATTGGCGCTTGTCGACGGGAAGTAGTAGTAGGAAGTTCCTACTGCTTGACCAGGGCATGCCGCAAACGACCCTGTTGGAGTGGTGCAGGCGTTGTAGTTCACGGAGAGTTCACCAATCCTGGAGATGTCAGCGTCAATCACTGAACCCTGAGATGCCAGGAGCCCCGTCCGACGAATGATATTGATTGCGGTACCGAACAGGCCAGCGGTGGCTGCAACTGTGACAGCAATGACAACAGTGCCGACAAGCACCTCTATCAAGGTGAAGCCCGCATCCGAGCCAAGAGCGGATCCAAGCCTCCTGGGTAGAGCTATCGGTGCCAGATCGTGCTGCATGCCCTAAAAACCGGAAGAATGTGTAAAACTACGCGCCATGAAGTCAAAGAAAGGTATTCCGCCGGGCGGGCATGAGGCAGTAGTACAGAATGAAGGAAGAGAAGCCAATGTCTTTACTGTAATTGCACCATCAAGATCAATGCCATCAGCCCAAATTCTTCCCATAATATTGGGACATGGGTCATTCGGATAGCGGGGATCAACTGGATCGCATCCCCTTCTATTGCCGCCGCCATTCACACGAATACTAGCTTTAGGCGCATAGAAGTTCATACCTATCGAGGCTGTCGTGCCATTTAAGTTGAAACTTCCTGTACCAGTAGCGAACACATTAAGAAGCTCAGAAGCATCATACGCAGGGCAGGTTGTAGCTCCGGCTGTGCATTTGCTTGTAAAAGCAAGCTGAGTATCACCCGGCA
This portion of the Cyanobium sp. NIES-981 genome encodes:
- a CDS encoding NifU family protein — its product is MSTEAATSEASTDLDPRALTIENVERTLDELRPYLMADGGNVEVVEIDGPIVKVRLQGACGSCPSSTMTLKMGIERKLREAIPEVSEVVQVL
- a CDS encoding type II secretion system protein — its product is MFRLRRLMKPSGQSMPFRAADSQRSAGFTLPELLVGLVITAVLFSVVGYLLLNHMLSVRRIERGQRFREDANRFNYLLAIETGESSAIQYNTSLDAACSDGGTSLVSLTVPRPTGVYADATNVSRIFYYNLNGDIKRCGPPSNRNGVLDHGATSVTGVVARRTTLDVIASGGNCGRVSDNRTVVYNLNFADSGGGAYSQCQIARAKTVFVCNPPASSGGGIGDC
- a CDS encoding type II secretion system protein, with the protein product MQHDLAPIALPRRLGSALGSDAGFTLIEVLVGTVVIAVTVAATAGLFGTAINIIRRTGLLASQGSVIDADISRIGELSVNYNACTTPTGSFAACPGQAVGTSYYYFPSTSANATAFFSACNSTTASSHITANFIAAINNLPQPGSGVTRQTAQREDGSNSGNHVVVIRWQTATQNPIRVLKTLPVLSAWCN